A segment of the Terribacillus aidingensis genome:
ATATATCTTTGTGTCATTTATCTTCCCTAGGACGGCATCGATTACTTTGACTTGATTTCTTTGCACCAGAATGACGCCTGACTCTGGAAATTTTTCATACAGAGCCTGAAATTGATCCAGCTTCGGCTCATCTTCCCAGTGAAATTCTGTCGTGACTGGCATTTGGAGGCATTCCGCAAACCAAATATCATCCGCAGATGCAAACACGACACAGCTTTTTTTCATGCTTTGACCGTTATCCTCCAGGAACGCTTTCACCTTATCCTTCACTTTCAAGAATTGCTCCAGCTCCTGGGGGTCGTTCTTGAGATATGTTTCGAAGTTCTTCAATCCATTCTTTACGTGAATCTTCCATTCGCCACCTGTCTGATCACGGTTGGCGGGATCCGTATTCACATACATGCTAAGTACTTTCTGAGGATGGCGCTTGGCTTTTTGTGCGAGTTTCTCCATGTCCTTTGCGTAACACAAACTGCAATCACTCCTCTTACAAATTTGCTTAGTAAAGTAAAACTAGCATATAGCACTACATACCACATACAAGCTGATTGAAACGTTAAAAAGGAAGGAAATAAGGGAATGATGTTAAGATCGAACTATGTTACCTGAAGGCTGTGATAAATCATGTTAAAAAGGACCCGCACACAAATCCTGCAATTTACGTCTATTGGCGTACTTAACGCAGCAGTTGACCTAGTCGTACTCAATAT
Coding sequences within it:
- a CDS encoding VLRF1 family aeRF1-type release factor; the protein is MCYAKDMEKLAQKAKRHPQKVLSMYVNTDPANRDQTGGEWKIHVKNGLKNFETYLKNDPQELEQFLKVKDKVKAFLEDNGQSMKKSCVVFASADDIWFAECLQMPVTTEFHWEDEPKLDQFQALYEKFPESGVILVQRNQVKVIDAVLGKINDTKIYEMDLDTEKWKVQASPQRALSIKGKGGKGSKKDTIENRLEANQKRWYKSLAPDLDKLAKDREWKSIHLVGNKEEAKLIESYMQKQVQQTEGKNLFELEERKVLEEVIL